The Streptomyces europaeiscabiei genome window below encodes:
- a CDS encoding formylglycine-generating enzyme family protein, with product MSLDRPCCAPAREPVAGPVVLPVGGLVDVPSRGPVDGPSGGAPAERTQGGERLLSLRGGAFLMGTEDEAGYPADGEGPIREVGLSPFRIAATTVTNEQFATFVDATGHVTESEHFGFSFVFEGFLTADLRAVSPRVPGTPWWRGVRGATWRQPEGPSSSVDGLLDHPVVHVSWNDAQAYCAWSGTRLPTEAEWEYAARGGLERKRYPWGDELDPDGRHACNIWRGTFPTDNTAADGYRSTAPADAFEPNGFGLYNTVGNVWEWCADRFCPDFHRTGPRTDPTGPPDGPARVMRGGSHLCHASYCNRYRVAARSSNTPDSAAGNIGFRVAAAA from the coding sequence ATGTCACTCGACAGGCCTTGCTGCGCTCCCGCCCGCGAGCCGGTGGCCGGGCCGGTTGTCCTGCCGGTCGGTGGACTGGTCGATGTGCCGTCGCGCGGCCCGGTCGATGGTCCGTCGGGCGGGGCTCCGGCGGAGCGGACGCAGGGTGGCGAGAGGCTTCTGTCGCTGCGGGGCGGGGCGTTCCTGATGGGCACCGAGGACGAGGCCGGTTACCCGGCGGACGGTGAGGGCCCGATCCGTGAGGTCGGGCTGAGTCCGTTCCGTATCGCCGCGACGACCGTCACCAACGAGCAGTTCGCGACGTTCGTGGACGCGACCGGACACGTGACCGAGTCCGAACACTTCGGCTTTTCCTTCGTGTTCGAGGGGTTCCTCACCGCCGACCTGCGCGCCGTCTCCCCACGTGTCCCCGGCACCCCGTGGTGGCGCGGCGTCCGGGGCGCCACCTGGCGGCAGCCGGAGGGGCCCTCCTCCTCCGTCGACGGGCTCCTCGACCATCCGGTGGTGCACGTCTCGTGGAACGACGCGCAGGCCTACTGCGCATGGTCGGGCACCCGGCTGCCCACCGAGGCCGAGTGGGAGTACGCGGCCCGTGGTGGCCTGGAGCGGAAGCGTTACCCGTGGGGCGACGAACTGGACCCCGACGGGCGGCACGCCTGCAACATCTGGCGCGGCACGTTCCCCACCGACAACACCGCCGCCGACGGCTACCGTTCGACGGCCCCGGCCGACGCCTTCGAGCCCAACGGCTTCGGCCTGTACAACACCGTCGGCAACGTGTGGGAGTGGTGCGCCGACCGGTTCTGCCCGGACTTCCACCGCACCGGCCCGCGTACCGACCCGACAGGGCCCCCGGACGGCCCGGCGCGGGTGATGCGCGGCGGCTCCCACCTGTGCCACGCCTCCTACTGCAACCGCTACCGCGTGGCGGCCCGCTCCTCCAACACTCCCGACAGCGCTGCCGGGAACATCGGCTTCCGGGTCGCGGCGGCGGCCTGA
- a CDS encoding SDR family oxidoreductase, whose protein sequence is MRLRNTRPMDIGSSHVIVTGGSSGIGLATARLLAARGAKLSLIARGAERLDTAAKEVSAAATDAPAAERRTPVGAQGTPVAAQRTSVAARAADVADQAALTRAIAELEAEQAQPCDILITSAGLARPGHFLDLPDDVFRQMIEVDYFGTLHAVRAVAPGMVERGHGSVVAVSSAAGLLGIFGYSAYGPAKFAVRGLMESVRAELTPRGVHVGVVFPPDVDTPQLAEENRWKPRETRAVGGTIKPLTAEKVAAAIVKGIDRRRFTICPDTGTRALARFGSVLMPLLNREFDRRVRAVQRSTTGT, encoded by the coding sequence ATGAGACTGCGGAACACCCGCCCCATGGACATCGGTTCGTCCCATGTCATCGTCACCGGCGGGTCGAGCGGCATCGGCCTGGCCACGGCCCGGCTCCTGGCGGCACGCGGCGCGAAGCTCTCACTCATCGCGCGAGGCGCGGAACGACTGGACACGGCGGCGAAGGAGGTGTCGGCCGCCGCGACGGACGCACCGGCCGCCGAGCGGCGGACGCCGGTTGGCGCACAGGGGACGCCGGTTGCCGCACAGCGGACATCGGTAGCCGCGCGGGCCGCCGACGTGGCCGATCAGGCGGCCCTCACCCGAGCCATCGCCGAGCTGGAGGCCGAACAGGCACAACCCTGCGACATCCTGATCACCTCCGCCGGACTCGCCCGACCGGGACACTTCCTCGACCTGCCCGACGACGTCTTCCGGCAGATGATCGAGGTCGACTACTTCGGCACGCTCCACGCCGTACGGGCCGTCGCCCCCGGCATGGTGGAGCGCGGGCACGGCAGCGTGGTCGCCGTCTCGTCCGCCGCCGGGCTGCTCGGCATCTTCGGCTACAGCGCGTACGGGCCGGCGAAGTTCGCGGTACGCGGCCTGATGGAGTCGGTACGGGCCGAACTGACCCCGCGTGGAGTGCACGTCGGGGTCGTGTTCCCGCCGGACGTGGACACGCCGCAGCTCGCCGAGGAGAACCGGTGGAAACCGCGGGAGACCCGCGCGGTCGGCGGCACGATCAAGCCCCTCACCGCGGAGAAGGTCGCGGCGGCGATCGTGAAGGGCATCGATCGGCGACGCTTCACGATCTGCCCGGACACGGGCACCCGGGCACTGGCCCGCTTCGGCAGCGTGCTGATGCCGCTGCTCAACCGCGAGTTCGACCGCCGGGTCAGGGCGGTCCAGCGGTCGACGACGGGCACGTGA
- a CDS encoding glycoside hydrolase family 15 protein, producing the protein MPGPAPDPRTRPDPRTRPGRIEDYALIGDLLSAALVGKDGSVDWLCLPRFDSPACFAALLGDEDNGRWRIAPADEKGPYARRRYRDDTLILETEWETAGGQVLVTDFMPCRKTGAPSVVRIVEGLSGTVDMRMDLRLRFDYGRVLPWMRRRNGHLTGIAGPESVWLRTPVRPVAHGTVHTAVFPVTAGERIPFVLTWHPSHLPAPEEVDAFEALRTTEAYWRRWLRRLTYDGPYRDAVARSLITLKALTYQPTGGIVAAPTTSLPEEIGGVRNWDYRFCWLRDAGMTLEALLRSGFKAEADAWRGWLERAVAGRPEDVQIMYGIAGERRLTEWEADWLPGYEGSRPVRIGNAAAGQRQLDVPGEVMEAIHLAIGCGLRPRQHLVSLQAVFLEHLEQAWTEPDQGLWEMRGAPRHYTHSKVMCWVAFDRAVRMAEAHSRPGPVEKWRAIRDRIHREVCERAFDPERGTFTQSYGSRELDAALLQIPQTGFLPPDDPRVIGTIEAVQRELLTDGLVARYSAGTADSPDGLSGGEGAFLACSFWLADALRLIGREDEARALYERLLELRNDVGLLAEEYDPRARRQLGNFPQAFTHVPLIRVAYELDRHALHARREDPKAPPGTPPGAKEG; encoded by the coding sequence ATGCCAGGACCCGCCCCCGACCCCCGCACCAGACCCGATCCCCGCACCAGACCCGGCCGCATCGAGGACTACGCCCTCATCGGCGACCTTCTCTCCGCGGCCCTCGTCGGCAAGGACGGAAGCGTCGACTGGCTCTGCCTCCCCCGGTTCGACTCACCCGCCTGCTTCGCCGCCCTCCTCGGCGACGAGGACAACGGCCGCTGGCGGATCGCCCCGGCCGACGAGAAGGGCCCGTACGCCCGCCGCCGCTATCGGGACGACACGCTGATCCTGGAGACGGAGTGGGAGACGGCGGGCGGCCAGGTCCTGGTCACCGACTTCATGCCGTGCCGGAAGACCGGCGCCCCCAGCGTCGTACGCATCGTCGAAGGCCTTTCCGGCACCGTCGACATGCGCATGGACCTGCGGCTCCGCTTCGACTACGGCCGGGTCCTGCCCTGGATGCGCCGCCGGAACGGGCATCTGACGGGGATCGCGGGGCCCGAGTCGGTGTGGCTGCGCACCCCCGTCCGGCCGGTCGCCCACGGCACCGTCCACACCGCCGTCTTCCCCGTCACGGCGGGCGAACGGATCCCGTTCGTGCTGACCTGGCACCCCTCCCATCTGCCCGCGCCGGAAGAGGTGGACGCGTTCGAGGCGCTGCGCACCACGGAGGCGTACTGGCGCCGCTGGCTGCGCAGGCTCACGTACGACGGGCCGTACCGCGACGCCGTCGCCCGCTCCCTGATCACCCTCAAGGCTCTGACGTACCAGCCGACCGGCGGCATCGTCGCCGCCCCGACCACGTCCCTGCCCGAGGAGATCGGCGGCGTGCGGAACTGGGACTACCGCTTCTGCTGGCTACGGGACGCGGGCATGACGCTGGAGGCGTTGCTGCGCAGCGGCTTCAAGGCCGAGGCGGACGCCTGGCGGGGCTGGTTGGAGCGGGCGGTGGCCGGGCGGCCCGAGGACGTGCAGATCATGTACGGCATCGCGGGGGAGCGGCGGCTCACCGAGTGGGAGGCCGACTGGCTGCCGGGGTACGAGGGGTCGCGCCCGGTGCGGATCGGCAACGCGGCAGCCGGGCAGCGGCAGCTCGACGTACCCGGTGAGGTGATGGAGGCCATCCACCTGGCCATCGGCTGCGGTCTGCGCCCGCGCCAGCACCTGGTCTCCCTGCAGGCGGTCTTCCTGGAACACCTGGAACAGGCCTGGACCGAGCCCGACCAGGGGCTGTGGGAGATGCGCGGCGCCCCCCGTCACTACACACACTCCAAGGTGATGTGCTGGGTCGCCTTCGACCGGGCGGTCCGGATGGCCGAGGCGCACTCCCGGCCCGGTCCGGTGGAGAAGTGGCGCGCGATCCGCGACCGTATCCACCGCGAGGTCTGCGAGCGGGCCTTCGACCCGGAACGGGGCACCTTCACCCAGTCGTACGGCTCCCGCGAACTCGACGCCGCGCTGTTGCAGATCCCGCAGACCGGGTTCCTGCCGCCGGACGACCCCCGGGTGATCGGCACCATCGAGGCCGTGCAGCGCGAACTGCTCACCGACGGGCTGGTGGCCCGCTACTCGGCGGGCACCGCCGACTCGCCCGACGGCCTCAGTGGCGGCGAGGGCGCCTTCCTCGCCTGCTCCTTCTGGCTCGCGGACGCCCTGCGGCTGATCGGCCGCGAGGACGAGGCCCGCGCCCTGTACGAACGGCTGCTGGAGCTGCGCAACGACGTCGGACTGCTCGCCGAGGAGTACGACCCCCGGGCCCGCCGCCAACTGGGCAACTTCCCGCAGGCGTTCACCCACGTCCCGCTGATCAGGGTCGCCTACGAGCTCGACCGGCACGCCCTGCACGCCCGCCGCGAAGACCCGAAGGCGCCGCCCGGGACGCCTCCTGGGGCCAAGGAGGGGTGA
- a CDS encoding potassium channel family protein, with the protein MLPGFFTRAVELLLGREGRDGPLHLKAAGGATAVLVVVMLLGSWAVIAAEHDAPRANLTSYPRALWWSIETATTVGYGDFYPVTFWGRVVGAVVMVVGITTYGMVTAALATWFVGREQKRHRLTHGAHELCDETAHALHERFDRLERMLGAKGHGD; encoded by the coding sequence ATGCTGCCCGGATTCTTCACCAGGGCCGTCGAGCTGCTGCTCGGCAGGGAAGGCCGGGACGGCCCCCTCCATCTGAAGGCGGCGGGCGGCGCGACCGCCGTGCTGGTCGTGGTGATGCTCCTCGGCTCCTGGGCCGTGATCGCCGCCGAGCACGACGCGCCGCGCGCCAACCTGACCTCGTACCCCAGGGCCCTGTGGTGGTCGATCGAGACGGCCACGACCGTCGGCTACGGCGACTTCTATCCAGTGACGTTCTGGGGCCGTGTCGTCGGCGCGGTCGTCATGGTCGTCGGCATCACCACGTACGGCATGGTCACCGCCGCCCTCGCCACCTGGTTCGTGGGCCGGGAGCAGAAGCGTCACCGACTCACCCACGGAGCCCATGAGTTGTGCGACGAGACCGCGCACGCCCTGCATGAGCGTTTCGACCGGCTGGAGCGGATGCTCGGCGCCAAGGGGCACGGCGACTGA
- a CDS encoding glutathione S-transferase C-terminal domain-containing protein, translating into MSAMPVHALNAVPSPRSLPAFRGRIGCDARSGHYAVPRRYRLHLSLSCPGALRIAVVHSLLGLADACPVTLLPAVPDGPNGEHSELRPLYEASAHRYPGAAVAPVLSDDWSGRIVSTHAPDIMRDLAQRFGGGRTELYPQGAEAEIEGVARLCEQGMDGSAQRAGRADADDLERRDALGSLLRTLRSLDARLAGQEYILGDRLTVADVELWVALVRLDTVHRWHLDASAVHRVADHPHLWAYARRLAAHHAFGPHLDLDGIARRHHANCQGLEAAGAAVQILDWASHVPDQAVSTDGQASHVLD; encoded by the coding sequence ATGTCCGCCATGCCCGTCCACGCCCTGAACGCCGTCCCGTCGCCGCGGTCCCTGCCCGCCTTCCGGGGCCGGATCGGCTGCGACGCCCGCAGTGGCCACTACGCCGTGCCGCGCCGCTACCGGCTCCATCTCTCGCTGTCCTGTCCGGGCGCCCTGCGCATCGCCGTCGTCCACAGCCTCCTCGGGCTGGCGGACGCCTGCCCCGTGACCCTCCTGCCCGCCGTGCCCGACGGCCCGAACGGCGAGCACTCCGAGCTGCGCCCGCTGTACGAGGCGAGCGCCCACCGCTACCCCGGAGCGGCCGTGGCGCCGGTCCTCAGCGACGACTGGTCCGGACGCATCGTCAGCACCCACGCCCCCGACATCATGCGCGACCTCGCCCAGCGCTTCGGCGGCGGCCGCACCGAGCTGTACCCGCAGGGCGCGGAGGCCGAGATCGAGGGTGTCGCGCGCCTCTGCGAGCAGGGCATGGACGGCTCCGCCCAGCGCGCCGGCCGCGCCGACGCCGACGACCTGGAACGCCGTGACGCGCTCGGTTCCCTGCTGCGCACCCTGCGCTCGCTGGACGCCCGGCTCGCCGGCCAGGAGTACATCCTCGGCGACCGACTCACCGTCGCCGACGTCGAGTTGTGGGTCGCCCTGGTGCGGCTCGACACCGTGCACCGCTGGCACCTGGACGCCTCCGCCGTGCACCGCGTCGCCGACCATCCGCACCTGTGGGCGTACGCGCGCCGCCTGGCCGCCCACCACGCCTTCGGCCCCCACCTCGACCTCGACGGCATCGCCCGCCGCCACCACGCGAACTGCCAGGGACTGGAGGCGGCCGGCGCGGCCGTGCAGATCCTGGACTGGGCCTCCCACGTCCCGGACCAGGCCGTATCGACAGACGGACAGGCGTCCCATGTGCTGGACTGA
- a CDS encoding amino acid ABC transporter permease encodes MSEPPGAAVSLTEAPSPADTPPKPLAAQRVLPLRRPGRWIATAVVLVVAAQFVHGLISNPFYQWDRFAYWFLRPTILDGLLITLEVAAYSAVLGLIGGVLLALARLSKSPVLRSVSWVYIWALRSIPLIVVLLFLYNFSALYQTLSLGVPFGPAFFTFDESRLATDMAVAVIGLSLNEAAYAAEVVRGGILSVDQGQHEAASALGLPKGYQFRRIVFPQALRSITPNYVNQLIGLIKSTSLVFYVSLLDLFGTAQAMGSTYPGDIVPLLLVSTVWYLILTSVVSIIQFYVERYYARGATRTLPPTPLQKLRVGVTDLRDRIRKEAAV; translated from the coding sequence ATGAGTGAACCCCCAGGCGCCGCCGTGTCCTTGACCGAGGCGCCGTCGCCCGCAGACACCCCGCCGAAGCCGCTCGCCGCCCAGCGGGTGCTGCCGCTGCGCCGCCCCGGCCGCTGGATCGCCACCGCGGTCGTGCTGGTCGTCGCGGCCCAGTTCGTCCACGGACTGATCTCCAACCCCTTCTACCAGTGGGACCGCTTCGCCTACTGGTTCCTGCGGCCGACGATCCTCGACGGCCTGCTCATCACCCTCGAAGTCGCCGCCTACAGCGCGGTGTTGGGCCTCATCGGCGGCGTCCTCCTCGCGCTCGCCCGGCTCTCGAAGAGCCCGGTCCTGCGCTCGGTCAGCTGGGTCTACATCTGGGCCCTGCGCTCGATCCCGCTGATCGTCGTCCTGCTCTTCCTCTACAACTTCAGCGCCCTGTACCAGACGCTCAGCCTGGGCGTCCCCTTCGGCCCGGCGTTCTTCACCTTCGACGAGTCGCGCCTCGCCACCGACATGGCCGTCGCCGTCATCGGCCTCAGCCTCAACGAGGCGGCCTACGCGGCCGAGGTCGTCCGCGGCGGCATCCTCTCCGTCGACCAGGGCCAGCACGAGGCGGCCTCCGCACTCGGCCTGCCGAAGGGCTACCAGTTCCGCAGAATCGTCTTCCCGCAGGCCCTGCGCTCGATCACCCCGAACTACGTCAACCAGCTGATCGGCCTGATCAAGAGCACCTCGCTGGTCTTCTACGTCTCGCTGCTCGACCTCTTCGGCACCGCGCAGGCCATGGGCTCCACCTACCCCGGTGACATCGTGCCGCTGCTGCTGGTCTCCACCGTCTGGTACCTGATCCTCACCAGCGTCGTCTCGATCATCCAGTTCTACGTCGAGCGGTACTACGCCCGGGGCGCCACCCGCACCCTGCCGCCGACGCCGTTGCAGAAACTGCGGGTTGGTGTCACCGACCTCCGGGACCGCATCCGCAAGGAGGCCGCCGTATGA
- a CDS encoding amino acid ABC transporter ATP-binding protein, whose protein sequence is MTAGTLDHAAATVEVHDVHKWYGTHRVLNGVDLTIRPGEVTVILGPSGSGKSTLLRVINHLEKPEIGHVSVNGELIGVRRHGDRLKELSERAILTQRGRIGFVFQNFNLFPHLTVLENVAAAPVATGKLGKAQAGQLARELLDRVGLADKAAAYPRQLSGGQQQRVAIARALALRPGVILFDEPTSALDPELVGEVLAVIKGLARGGTTLVIVTHEIGFAREIADRVVFIDGGRIVEQGPPSEVLDRPRHERTKDFLSKVL, encoded by the coding sequence ATGACCGCCGGGACGCTCGACCATGCGGCCGCCACCGTCGAGGTGCACGACGTGCACAAGTGGTACGGCACCCACCGGGTGCTGAACGGTGTCGACCTGACCATCCGGCCCGGCGAGGTCACCGTGATCCTCGGCCCGTCCGGCTCCGGCAAGTCCACGCTGCTCAGGGTCATCAACCACCTGGAGAAGCCCGAGATCGGCCACGTCAGCGTCAACGGCGAACTGATCGGCGTGCGCCGGCACGGCGACCGGCTGAAGGAGCTGAGCGAACGGGCGATCCTCACCCAGCGCGGCCGGATCGGCTTCGTCTTCCAGAACTTCAACCTCTTCCCGCACCTGACCGTCCTGGAGAACGTGGCCGCGGCCCCGGTGGCGACCGGAAAGCTCGGCAAGGCGCAGGCCGGCCAACTCGCCCGCGAACTCCTGGACCGGGTCGGCCTGGCCGACAAGGCGGCTGCCTATCCACGGCAGTTGTCCGGCGGACAGCAGCAGCGCGTGGCGATCGCCCGCGCCCTGGCCCTGCGCCCCGGCGTCATCCTCTTCGACGAGCCGACCTCCGCCCTCGACCCCGAACTCGTCGGTGAAGTCCTGGCCGTCATCAAGGGCCTGGCGCGAGGCGGCACCACGCTGGTGATCGTCACCCACGAGATCGGATTCGCCCGGGAGATCGCCGACCGGGTCGTCTTCATCGACGGCGGACGGATCGTCGAACAGGGCCCGCCCTCAGAGGTCCTGGACAGGCCGCGGCACGAACGGACCAAGGACTTCCTCAGCAAGGTCCTCTGA
- a CDS encoding ABC transporter substrate-binding protein, with protein sequence MPTHTRFSRRSLLRGITAATAAATLATGLAACGGDTEAATRTEAAGTVTVGRLANGAAKETEIKVSEVKSISAELPDAIKKSGKLVIGSGTLPSGSPPLGFIGSDQKTLTGSEPDLGRLVAAVLGLQPEVRQSTWENLFIGIDSGKVDVGFSNITDTEERKQKYEFASYRKDDLAFETKKDNDWNFDGDYENLAGRTVSVGNGTNQEKILLEWKAKLAKEGKKPLTVKYFQESNSIYLALNSGKIDAYFGPSPNLAYHAAKTAGTPQATRIAGQFSGAGETLQGLIAATAKKGSGLAEPLAEAINHLIDNGQYGAWLKAWNLPNESVEKSEVNPPGLPLTNS encoded by the coding sequence ATGCCCACGCACACCCGGTTCTCCCGGCGCAGCCTGCTGCGCGGCATCACCGCGGCGACCGCCGCCGCCACCCTCGCCACCGGGCTCGCCGCCTGCGGGGGCGACACCGAGGCCGCGACGAGGACCGAGGCCGCCGGCACGGTCACCGTCGGGCGGCTCGCCAACGGCGCCGCCAAGGAGACCGAGATCAAGGTCTCCGAGGTGAAGTCCATCAGCGCCGAACTGCCCGACGCCATCAAGAAGAGCGGCAAGCTGGTGATCGGATCGGGCACGCTGCCGTCCGGCAGTCCGCCACTCGGCTTCATCGGCAGCGACCAGAAGACGCTCACCGGCTCCGAGCCCGACCTCGGCAGACTCGTGGCCGCGGTCCTCGGTCTCCAACCCGAGGTGCGCCAGTCGACCTGGGAAAACCTGTTCATCGGTATCGACAGCGGCAAGGTCGACGTCGGCTTCTCCAACATCACCGACACCGAGGAGCGCAAGCAGAAGTACGAGTTCGCCTCCTACCGCAAGGACGACCTGGCCTTCGAGACGAAGAAGGACAACGACTGGAACTTCGACGGCGACTACGAGAACCTCGCCGGCCGGACGGTCTCCGTCGGCAACGGCACCAACCAGGAGAAGATCCTCCTGGAGTGGAAGGCGAAGCTGGCGAAGGAGGGCAAGAAGCCCCTCACCGTCAAGTACTTCCAGGAGAGCAACAGCATCTACCTGGCGCTGAACAGCGGCAAGATCGACGCCTACTTCGGCCCCAGCCCCAACCTCGCCTACCACGCGGCCAAGACCGCCGGCACACCCCAGGCGACCCGTATCGCGGGCCAGTTCTCCGGGGCCGGCGAGACCCTCCAGGGCCTGATCGCCGCGACCGCGAAGAAGGGCAGCGGTCTGGCCGAGCCTCTCGCCGAGGCCATCAACCACCTGATCGACAACGGCCAGTACGGCGCATGGCTGAAGGCCTGGAACCTTCCCAACGAGTCCGTGGAGAAGTCCGAGGTCAACCCCCCAGGTCTGCCCCTCACCAATTCCTGA
- a CDS encoding GNAT family N-acetyltransferase, whose amino-acid sequence MARQTDLHGGGTPSAPAAAPSAPAAEPLAALDMAAPPAALDIPVLDNAVWASLDGPHARFAERVGAAARYPADTYAFAALADPGDPAAWADLHTLVGAGTVVRIKPVHEVPDDWEVVGGGQGVQLVDTALRAEPAPEAVRLGLDDVPEILDLVARTRPGPFLKRTVELGTYLGIRDRGRLIAMAGERIHPPGWTEISAVCTDPDHRGRGLATRLVRAVAAGIRERGETPFLHAAADNTTAIRLYESIGFTLRRRSTILAVRSPATPRERAVRTS is encoded by the coding sequence GTGGCCCGTCAGACCGACCTCCACGGAGGCGGAACTCCGTCCGCACCCGCTGCGGCACCCTCCGCACCCGCCGCCGAACCCCTCGCCGCACTCGACATGGCCGCACCCCCCGCCGCACTCGACATACCCGTCCTCGACAACGCCGTCTGGGCCTCCCTCGACGGCCCGCACGCCCGCTTCGCCGAACGGGTCGGCGCCGCCGCCCGCTATCCGGCCGACACCTACGCCTTCGCCGCCCTGGCCGACCCTGGGGACCCGGCCGCCTGGGCCGACCTGCACACGCTCGTCGGCGCGGGGACCGTCGTACGGATCAAGCCGGTCCACGAGGTGCCGGACGACTGGGAGGTGGTCGGCGGCGGACAGGGTGTCCAGTTGGTGGACACCGCGCTACGGGCCGAACCCGCGCCCGAAGCGGTACGGCTCGGGCTCGACGACGTCCCCGAGATCCTGGACCTGGTCGCCCGCACCCGACCGGGCCCCTTTCTGAAGCGGACCGTCGAACTGGGCACCTATCTCGGCATCCGGGACCGGGGGCGGCTGATCGCCATGGCCGGCGAGCGGATCCACCCGCCGGGCTGGACCGAGATCAGCGCGGTCTGTACCGACCCGGACCACCGTGGCCGGGGCCTCGCCACCCGGCTCGTCCGCGCGGTCGCCGCGGGCATCCGCGAACGCGGCGAGACACCTTTCCTGCACGCCGCCGCGGACAACACCACCGCGATCCGGCTCTACGAGTCCATCGGCTTCACCCTGCGCCGCCGCTCCACGATCCTGGCGGTCCGAAGCCCGGCAACGCCCCGCGAGAGGGCCGTACGAACTTCCTAG